In one window of Streptomyces sp. FXJ1.172 DNA:
- a CDS encoding RICIN domain-containing protein, giving the protein MAQGDGAGDGPDEAGTRGTETRGTGAGGAGPRDPEAGGGLEDVPDSRLTELLRSPAATAYPALQELRRRHQPAVLAYARLCAAGESVARRLTAETFTTAARETARGADPAVPLRHRLLLLTVRLATAWARDERSAGVDPGLLLVLNASGLPDGPTPPLLGAFRSLPSRTQGLIWYGVLEREPQERTAALLGLSRTDVAYGTPQALQALSQACLRRRLAASDDPRCADFRRLIEEAVRPDGPRRSADLDAHMARCPHCTAASEELRELRDAPRQTLAEGLLPWNGTAYLRAPEPPVTADSPAEKATWPSGRRVLLASAALGVALTPLLVFLLTPHRTTGQEPTAATPAPPPVTVTATVSVTPAPSSPPPPSPTSPAPSRTSPAPATARTRTPAPAPAPRSPAPAPAPKPPGTAFAQVVDLATGRCLDIRDGSLEQGNDVVTAPCSGSPTQRWRVDTGLGVVRSAADDSFCLDSRGATDRGVGIWGCDSVYGDNGDNLRFTVGPDGTIRPDIAPDTAVTPDGRYGVSLEPLDGGREQQWRAGAA; this is encoded by the coding sequence ATGGCTCAGGGGGACGGCGCCGGAGACGGCCCGGACGAGGCCGGGACCCGTGGGACCGAGACCCGTGGGACAGGGGCGGGCGGGGCCGGACCCCGTGACCCGGAGGCGGGCGGGGGCCTCGAGGACGTTCCGGACTCCCGGCTCACCGAACTCCTGCGCTCTCCCGCCGCGACCGCCTACCCCGCCCTCCAGGAGCTGCGCAGACGTCACCAGCCGGCGGTCCTGGCCTACGCCCGGCTGTGCGCGGCGGGCGAGTCCGTCGCCCGGCGGCTGACGGCCGAGACCTTCACCACGGCGGCCCGCGAGACGGCGCGCGGCGCCGACCCGGCCGTCCCGCTGCGCCACCGGCTCCTGCTGCTGACCGTGAGGCTGGCGACGGCCTGGGCGCGCGACGAGCGCTCCGCGGGCGTCGACCCCGGCCTGCTGCTCGTACTGAACGCGTCCGGCCTGCCGGACGGCCCCACCCCGCCCCTCCTCGGGGCGTTCCGCTCACTGCCGTCCCGTACCCAGGGCCTGATCTGGTACGGCGTACTGGAGCGGGAGCCGCAGGAGCGGACCGCCGCCCTCCTCGGCCTGAGCCGCACGGACGTGGCGTACGGCACCCCGCAGGCGCTCCAGGCCCTGTCCCAGGCCTGCCTCCGCCGGCGCCTGGCCGCCTCCGACGACCCGCGCTGCGCCGACTTCCGCCGGCTGATCGAGGAGGCGGTACGGCCGGACGGCCCGCGCCGCAGCGCCGACCTGGACGCCCACATGGCGCGCTGCCCGCACTGCACGGCCGCGTCCGAGGAACTGCGGGAGCTGCGGGACGCGCCCCGGCAGACCCTGGCGGAGGGTCTGCTGCCGTGGAACGGCACGGCGTACCTGCGCGCACCCGAGCCGCCGGTCACCGCCGACTCCCCGGCGGAAAAGGCGACTTGGCCGTCCGGGCGGCGCGTCCTGCTGGCCTCGGCGGCCCTGGGCGTGGCCCTGACCCCGCTCCTGGTGTTCCTGCTCACCCCGCACCGCACCACGGGCCAGGAGCCGACGGCGGCGACACCGGCCCCTCCCCCGGTGACGGTGACGGCGACGGTCTCGGTGACCCCGGCCCCGTCCTCGCCCCCGCCGCCCTCCCCCACCTCGCCGGCCCCGAGCCGGACCTCCCCCGCTCCGGCCACCGCGCGGACACGGACACCGGCACCGGCGCCGGCACCGCGTTCCCCCGCCCCCGCTCCCGCCCCCAAGCCGCCGGGAACGGCGTTCGCCCAGGTGGTGGACCTCGCCACGGGCCGCTGCCTGGACATCCGCGACGGCAGTCTGGAGCAGGGCAACGACGTCGTCACGGCCCCCTGCTCCGGCTCCCCGACCCAGCGCTGGCGCGTGGACACCGGCCTGGGCGTCGTCCGCTCGGCGGCCGACGACTCCTTCTGCCTGGACAGCCGGGGCGCCACCGACCGCGGCGTGGGCATCTGGGGCTGTGACTCGGTCTACGGCGACAACGGCGACAACCTCCGCTTCACGGTCGGCCCCGACGGCACGATCCGACCGGACATCGCCCCCGACACGGCGGTGACCCCGGACGGCCGGTACGGGGTGTCCCTGGAGCCGCTGGACGGCGGCCGGGAGCAGCAGTGGCGGGCAGGCGCCGCCTGA
- a CDS encoding RNA polymerase sigma factor SigF yields MSPRLDASHTQSATSTPPPDQLDQPIEPLDSLEGLPEIPPYDEIGPVDARALSKTLFERLASLEEGTHEYSYVRNTLVELNLALVKFSASRFRSRSEPMEDIIQVGTIGLIKAIDRFELSRGVEFPTFAMPTIIGEIKRFFRDTSWSVRVPRRLQELRLDLAKAGDELAQKLDRAPTVAELAERLGLSEDEVVEGMAASNAYTASSLDAQPEEDETEGALADRIGYEDHGLEGIEYVESLKPLIAELPPRDRKILSLRFVANMTQSEIGEELGISQMHVSRLLSRTLVRLRKGLTVEE; encoded by the coding sequence ATGTCACCCCGGCTCGACGCATCGCATACCCAGTCCGCGACGTCGACACCCCCACCGGACCAGCTGGATCAGCCCATCGAACCCCTCGACTCCCTCGAGGGACTCCCGGAGATCCCGCCGTACGACGAGATCGGTCCTGTCGACGCACGGGCCTTGTCCAAGACCCTCTTCGAGCGTCTCGCCTCGCTGGAGGAAGGGACGCACGAGTACTCGTACGTCCGCAACACCCTCGTCGAGCTGAACCTCGCGCTCGTGAAGTTCTCCGCCTCGCGCTTCCGCTCCCGCAGCGAGCCGATGGAGGACATCATCCAGGTCGGCACCATCGGCCTGATCAAGGCGATCGACCGCTTCGAGCTGTCGCGCGGGGTCGAGTTCCCCACCTTCGCGATGCCGACGATCATCGGCGAGATCAAGCGGTTCTTCCGCGACACGTCGTGGTCCGTGCGCGTTCCGCGCAGGCTGCAGGAGCTGCGTCTGGACCTGGCCAAGGCCGGGGACGAGCTGGCCCAGAAGCTGGACCGCGCGCCCACGGTCGCGGAGCTGGCCGAGCGGCTCGGACTCTCGGAGGACGAGGTCGTCGAGGGCATGGCCGCCTCGAACGCCTACACCGCCTCCTCGCTGGACGCCCAGCCCGAGGAGGACGAGACCGAGGGCGCGCTGGCGGACCGGATCGGGTACGAGGACCACGGGCTGGAGGGCATCGAGTACGTCGAGTCGCTCAAGCCGCTGATCGCCGAACTCCCGCCCCGGGACCGGAAGATCCTCTCCCTGCGCTTCGTCGCGAACATGACCCAGTCCGAGATCGGCGAGGAACTCGGCATCTCCCAGATGCATGTGTCCCGGCTGCTGTCGCGCACGCTGGTGCGATTGCGCAAGGGGCTGACGGTGGAGGAGTGA
- a CDS encoding STAS domain-containing protein yields the protein MDHGMVGSAQSGRLLVEVREEGSSAVVKPAGELDHHTADLLREPLDDLLAKGYARLVVDCTRLEFCDSTGLNVLLGARLKAEAAGGGVHLAGMLPVVARVFEITGAEAVFTVHDSVAAALAGDGAQGRTDDRAD from the coding sequence ATGGACCACGGGATGGTCGGCAGCGCACAGTCGGGCCGGCTCCTGGTGGAGGTGCGGGAAGAGGGCTCGAGCGCCGTTGTGAAGCCGGCGGGTGAGCTGGATCACCACACCGCCGATCTGCTGCGCGAGCCCCTCGACGACCTTCTGGCCAAGGGCTACGCACGCCTCGTCGTGGACTGCACGCGCCTGGAGTTCTGTGACTCCACGGGCCTGAACGTCCTGCTCGGCGCCCGGCTGAAGGCGGAGGCCGCCGGAGGCGGGGTTCACCTCGCCGGGATGCTGCCGGTGGTCGCCCGCGTGTTCGAGATCACAGGGGCCGAGGCGGTCTTCACCGTGCACGACTCCGTGGCGGCTGCCCTGGCCGGCGACGGCGCGCAGGGCCGCACCGACGACCGCGCCGACTGA
- a CDS encoding ATP-binding protein translates to MSTTRPCSPGDRGPESSGASGASEEGAPSTGAPARAAVPSVPSGSAGDAEDAGGRRVRRLGLRGESGVVPLARDFTRQALYAWGWLPAATADQRAAAEDVLLVVSELVTNACLHAEGPDELVLACDDKVIRLEVSDGGTGQPAPRTPHRAGRPGGHGMFIVQRLCLDWGVVRVPGRAGKTVWAELGAPL, encoded by the coding sequence ATGAGCACCACCCGGCCTTGCTCGCCGGGCGACCGCGGCCCGGAGTCCAGCGGCGCTTCCGGGGCGTCCGAGGAGGGGGCGCCGAGCACGGGCGCACCCGCGCGGGCAGCCGTGCCGTCCGTGCCGTCCGGTTCCGCCGGCGATGCCGAGGATGCCGGCGGCCGGCGGGTGCGCCGGCTCGGCCTCAGGGGTGAGAGCGGGGTCGTCCCGCTGGCCCGCGACTTCACCCGCCAGGCGCTGTACGCATGGGGCTGGCTGCCCGCCGCGACCGCCGACCAGCGGGCCGCCGCCGAGGACGTCCTGCTCGTCGTCTCCGAACTGGTCACCAACGCCTGCCTGCACGCCGAGGGGCCCGACGAACTCGTCCTCGCCTGCGACGACAAGGTGATCCGGCTGGAGGTCTCCGACGGCGGCACCGGCCAGCCTGCCCCGCGCACCCCGCACCGCGCCGGCCGGCCCGGCGGCCACGGCATGTTCATCGTGCAGCGGCTGTGCCTGGACTGGGGCGTCGTCCGTGTGCCGGGGCGGGCGGGGAAGACGGTGTGGGCGGAGCTGGGCGCTCCGCTGTAG
- a CDS encoding LPXTG cell wall anchor domain-containing protein: MSYPKRTAALASAAALAGSVVLLAAPAARADVVSVNYRCQTPIGVKSAVSPIDMKGVKSGSGYKITMAWQKGVSSSPVELGKGAMSPSATVVLGGADSGTLPVSGPPNAAAIPANTPIKISDLSGTYTPKKTGKVTFTPGTLTIKALGTTTTCTPTNSPGPGLTLDVTAAGGSSSGGSSSTGSSSGGSSSSSSSSSGGQLPQTGPQDSAVALGTLGATVFLAGAAGTLWLTRRGQSVRR, translated from the coding sequence GTGTCGTACCCGAAACGAACCGCCGCGCTCGCGTCCGCCGCGGCCCTGGCCGGCTCGGTGGTGCTGCTGGCCGCGCCGGCGGCCCGCGCCGATGTCGTCAGCGTCAACTACCGCTGCCAGACGCCGATCGGGGTCAAGAGCGCCGTCTCGCCCATCGACATGAAGGGCGTCAAGAGCGGCAGCGGCTACAAGATCACCATGGCCTGGCAGAAGGGCGTGTCCTCCAGCCCGGTCGAGCTGGGCAAGGGCGCGATGAGCCCGAGCGCCACCGTCGTACTGGGCGGTGCGGACAGCGGCACCCTCCCGGTCAGCGGTCCGCCCAACGCGGCCGCGATCCCCGCCAACACCCCCATCAAGATCAGCGACTTGAGCGGTACCTACACGCCGAAGAAGACCGGCAAGGTCACCTTCACGCCGGGCACGCTCACCATCAAGGCCCTCGGTACGACGACGACCTGCACGCCGACCAACAGCCCGGGGCCGGGACTGACGCTCGACGTGACGGCGGCCGGCGGCTCGTCCTCCGGTGGCTCGTCCTCGACCGGTTCGTCCTCGGGGGGTTCCTCTTCGTCGTCCTCGTCCTCCTCCGGCGGACAGCTCCCGCAGACCGGCCCGCAGGACTCGGCGGTCGCCCTCGGCACGCTCGGCGCCACGGTGTTCCTGGCCGGCGCGGCGGGCACGCTGTGGCTGACCCGGCGCGGCCAGTCCGTACGCCGCTGA
- a CDS encoding peptide MFS transporter — translation MASSLTKDSVRPGTPGSEKTFFGHPRGLATLFMTEMWERFSYYGMRALLPLYLVAPGGLHLSAGTATAIYSVYVSLVYLLALPGGWFADRVLGPRKTVAVSGIIIMLGHLCLALPVAASFFVGLGLVAIGSGLLKANISTMVGHLYKGPDDARRDGGFTLFYIGINLGAFAAPLVIGTVGENVNWHLGFALAALGMALGLAQYLLGGRHLSPKSSEVPTPLTAQEKSATLRKGLTWLAIAAVFYGVVGGTGHFTLNWALIPLTVIGLIVPIMVIARIRRDKDLDKDEKSKVSAYIWFFVAAAVFWMIYDQGGSTLSLFADSSAKNSILGWNFPVSWYQSVNPVMIMALAPVFAWLWLWLNQRGKEPSTIVKFASGLVLIGASFFLFLAPLAIAGGGHKAAAMWLVAIYFVQTVGELTLSPVGLSVTTKMAPKKYASQMMGVWFLAVTAGDSITALVSNPAVGGVNLDKQGFVALEAVLAVAAGAAVWVYRKKVNKLMGDVH, via the coding sequence ATGGCGTCCAGCCTGACGAAGGACTCGGTCCGTCCGGGCACCCCCGGCTCCGAGAAGACCTTCTTCGGCCACCCCCGCGGCCTGGCCACTCTCTTCATGACCGAGATGTGGGAGCGGTTCTCCTACTACGGCATGAGGGCCCTGCTCCCGCTGTACCTGGTGGCCCCGGGTGGCCTGCACCTGAGCGCGGGCACGGCGACCGCGATCTACTCGGTGTACGTGTCGCTCGTGTACCTGCTCGCCCTGCCCGGCGGCTGGTTCGCCGACCGCGTGCTCGGTCCCCGCAAGACGGTCGCCGTCTCGGGCATCATCATCATGCTCGGCCACCTGTGCCTGGCCCTGCCCGTCGCCGCCAGCTTCTTCGTCGGCCTGGGTCTCGTCGCCATCGGCTCGGGTCTGCTGAAGGCCAACATCTCCACGATGGTCGGCCACCTCTACAAGGGTCCGGACGACGCGCGCCGCGACGGTGGCTTCACGCTCTTCTACATCGGCATCAACCTCGGCGCCTTCGCCGCGCCGCTGGTCATCGGCACCGTCGGTGAGAACGTCAACTGGCACCTCGGCTTCGCGCTCGCCGCTCTCGGCATGGCGCTGGGTCTGGCCCAGTACCTGCTCGGCGGCCGTCACCTGAGCCCGAAGAGCAGCGAGGTCCCGACCCCGCTGACCGCCCAGGAGAAGTCCGCCACCCTGCGCAAGGGTCTGACCTGGCTGGCCATCGCCGCGGTCTTCTACGGCGTCGTCGGCGGCACCGGTCACTTCACCCTGAACTGGGCGCTGATCCCGCTCACGGTCATCGGTCTGATCGTCCCGATCATGGTCATCGCCCGCATCCGCCGGGACAAGGACCTGGACAAGGACGAGAAGTCGAAGGTCTCGGCGTACATCTGGTTCTTCGTCGCCGCCGCCGTGTTCTGGATGATCTACGACCAGGGCGGTTCGACCCTGTCGCTGTTCGCCGACAGCAGCGCCAAGAACTCGATCCTCGGCTGGAACTTCCCGGTCTCCTGGTACCAGTCGGTCAACCCGGTCATGATCATGGCGCTGGCTCCGGTCTTCGCCTGGCTGTGGCTGTGGCTGAACCAGCGCGGCAAGGAGCCGAGCACGATCGTGAAGTTCGCCTCCGGCCTGGTGCTGATCGGCGCGTCCTTCTTCCTCTTCCTCGCCCCGCTGGCGATCGCCGGCGGCGGTCACAAGGCCGCGGCGATGTGGCTGGTCGCGATCTACTTCGTGCAGACCGTCGGCGAGCTGACGCTGTCGCCGGTGGGTCTGTCCGTGACGACGAAGATGGCGCCGAAGAAGTACGCCTCCCAGATGATGGGTGTCTGGTTCCTCGCGGTCACCGCGGGCGACTCGATCACCGCGCTGGTGTCGAACCCGGCCGTCGGCGGCGTCAACCTCGACAAGCAGGGCTTCGTCGCCCTGGAGGCCGTGCTCGCCGTGGCCGCCGGTGCGGCGGTGTGGGTGTACCGCAAGAAGGTCAACAAGCTCATGGGCGACGTCCACTGA
- a CDS encoding response regulator transcription factor: MTRVLLAEDDASISEPLARALRREGYEVEVREDGPTALDAGMQGGVDLVVLDLGLPGMDGLEVARRLRADGHTVPILILTARADEVDTVVGLDAGADDYVTKPFRLAELLARVRALLRRGAAEPQQPPATHGVRIDVESHRAWMGDEELQLTAKEFDLLRVLVRDAGRVVTRDQLMREVWDTTWWSSTKTLDMHISWLRKKLGDDAANPRYIATVRGVGFRFEKS, from the coding sequence ATGACCCGTGTACTGCTCGCCGAGGACGACGCGTCCATCTCGGAGCCGCTGGCCCGCGCCCTGCGCCGGGAAGGTTACGAGGTCGAGGTGCGCGAGGACGGACCCACCGCACTCGACGCCGGAATGCAGGGCGGCGTCGATCTGGTCGTGCTGGACCTGGGGCTGCCCGGCATGGACGGCCTGGAGGTCGCCCGCCGGCTGCGGGCCGACGGCCACACCGTGCCGATCCTCATCCTGACCGCGCGGGCCGACGAGGTGGACACCGTCGTCGGCCTGGACGCGGGCGCCGACGACTACGTCACCAAGCCCTTCCGGCTCGCCGAACTGCTCGCCCGGGTGCGGGCCCTGCTCCGGCGCGGCGCCGCCGAGCCCCAGCAGCCGCCGGCCACCCACGGGGTGCGGATCGACGTCGAGTCGCACCGCGCGTGGATGGGCGACGAGGAACTGCAGCTCACCGCCAAGGAGTTCGACCTGCTGCGGGTGCTGGTGCGGGACGCGGGCCGGGTCGTCACCCGCGACCAGCTGATGCGCGAGGTCTGGGATACCACGTGGTGGTCGTCCACCAAGACCCTCGACATGCACATCTCCTGGCTGCGCAAGAAGCTCGGCGACGACGCGGCGAACCCGCGCTACATCGCCACCGTACGAGGCGTGGGCTTCCGCTTCGAGAAGAGCTGA
- a CDS encoding ATP-binding protein encodes MRRRLIQSTLAVVLVVIAVFGVSLVIVETRTISNSAQERVESEAVRLASIVDSRILAAENVNADVLRNPVSKEQYAVIRMPGQAPIEIGTKPQGDVIHATQQGEEGETVTVQEPRSAVTREVGRTLLVIGLVALLAVVAAVLLAVRQANKLSSPLTDLAETAERLGSGDPRPRHKRYGVPELDRVADVLDSSAERIGRMLTAERRLAADASHQLRTPLTALSMRLEEITLTDDPDIVKEEANVALTQVERLTDVVERLLTNSRDPRTGSAVTFDLDEVIQQQLAEWRPAYRSAGRAIVSSGKRHLQAVGTPGAVAQVLAALIENSLMHGGGTVALRTRVTGNQAVVEVTDEGPGVPADLGARIFERTISGRNSTGIGLAVARDLAEADGGRLELLQAQPPVFGLFLSRTPPSRKTDEESPTVR; translated from the coding sequence ATGCGCCGACGTCTCATCCAGTCCACCCTCGCCGTCGTCCTCGTGGTGATCGCCGTCTTCGGTGTCTCCCTGGTGATCGTCGAGACCCGGACGATCAGCAACAGTGCCCAGGAGCGGGTGGAGTCCGAGGCGGTGCGGCTGGCCAGCATCGTGGACAGCCGGATCCTGGCCGCGGAGAACGTCAACGCGGACGTGCTGCGCAATCCGGTCAGCAAGGAGCAGTACGCGGTCATCCGCATGCCCGGCCAGGCGCCCATAGAGATCGGCACCAAGCCGCAGGGCGATGTGATCCACGCCACACAGCAGGGCGAGGAGGGCGAGACGGTCACCGTGCAGGAGCCGCGCTCCGCGGTGACCCGGGAGGTCGGCCGTACCCTGCTGGTCATCGGACTGGTCGCGCTGCTCGCCGTCGTCGCCGCCGTCCTGCTCGCCGTGCGCCAGGCCAACAAGCTCTCGAGCCCGCTGACCGACCTCGCCGAGACCGCCGAGCGGCTCGGCTCCGGCGACCCGCGCCCGCGGCACAAGCGGTACGGCGTCCCCGAGCTGGACCGGGTCGCCGATGTGCTGGACTCCTCCGCCGAGCGGATCGGACGGATGCTGACCGCCGAGCGGCGCCTGGCCGCCGACGCCTCCCACCAGCTGCGCACCCCGCTGACCGCTCTCTCGATGCGTCTTGAGGAGATCACCCTCACGGACGACCCGGACATCGTGAAGGAAGAGGCGAACGTCGCGCTCACCCAGGTCGAGCGGCTCACGGACGTGGTCGAGCGGCTGCTGACGAACTCCCGCGACCCGCGCACCGGCTCTGCCGTCACCTTCGACCTGGACGAGGTCATCCAGCAGCAGCTCGCCGAGTGGCGGCCCGCCTACCGCAGCGCCGGCCGGGCCATCGTCAGCTCCGGCAAACGGCATCTGCAGGCCGTCGGCACGCCCGGCGCGGTCGCCCAGGTGCTGGCCGCCCTGATCGAGAACTCCCTCATGCACGGTGGCGGCACGGTCGCGCTGCGCACCCGGGTCACCGGCAACCAGGCCGTGGTCGAGGTCACCGACGAGGGCCCTGGCGTCCCGGCGGACCTCGGCGCGCGTATTTTCGAGCGCACGATCAGCGGCCGCAACTCCACGGGCATCGGCCTGGCCGTCGCCCGCGACCTCGCGGAGGCCGACGGCGGCCGCCTGGAACTCCTCCAGGCCCAGCCCCCGGTCTTCGGCCTGTTCCTCTCCCGCACACCGCCGTCCCGCAAGACGGACGAGGAGAGCCCGACGGTGCGCTGA
- a CDS encoding GtrA family protein: MEPRSSGLQRLVREVAKFGTVGVAGIFVNLAVFNLVRNASGLPVVRASIIATVVAIAFNYVGFRYWTYRDREKHGRTKELTLFLFFSAIGLVIENGVLYLATYGFGWDSPLQSNVFKFVGIGVATLFRFWSYRTWVFRVQPSQEAESILAAESRKPQAEPEPKTQRVP; encoded by the coding sequence ATGGAACCTCGTTCCTCGGGGCTGCAACGACTCGTGCGCGAGGTGGCCAAGTTCGGCACCGTCGGTGTCGCGGGCATCTTTGTCAATCTCGCTGTCTTCAACCTGGTGCGCAACGCCTCCGGCCTGCCGGTGGTGCGCGCGAGCATCATCGCGACCGTGGTCGCCATCGCCTTCAACTACGTCGGTTTCCGTTACTGGACGTACCGGGACCGTGAGAAGCATGGCCGGACCAAGGAACTGACCCTGTTCCTGTTCTTCAGTGCCATCGGCCTCGTGATCGAGAACGGCGTGCTCTACCTGGCGACCTACGGCTTCGGCTGGGACAGTCCGCTGCAGAGCAACGTGTTCAAGTTCGTGGGCATCGGCGTCGCGACGCTGTTCCGCTTCTGGTCGTACCGCACCTGGGTGTTCCGGGTGCAGCCGTCCCAGGAGGCGGAGTCGATCCTGGCGGCCGAGTCCAGGAAGCCGCAGGCCGAGCCGGAGCCGAAGACACAGCGCGTGCCGTAG
- a CDS encoding 5-(carboxyamino)imidazole ribonucleotide synthase, with protein sequence MTFPVVGMVGGGQLARMTHEAGIPLGIRFKLLSDTPQDSAAQVVSDVVIGDYRDLDTLRDFARGCDVITFDHEHVPTEHLRALEADGIPVRPGPDALVHAQDKGVMRAKLDAIGVPCPRHRIVADPEDVVRFAAEGDGFPVVLKTVRGGYDGKGVWVVETPEEAAEPFRAGVPVLAEEKVDYVRELAANVVRSPHGQAVAYPVVESQQVNGVCDTVIAPAPRLAEDLALKAEEMALTIAKELGVVGHLAVELFQTRDGRILVNELAMRPHNSGHWTQDGAITSQFANHVRAVLDLPLGDPRPRAKWTVMVNVLGGDYPDMYSAYLHCMARDPKLKIHMYGKDVKPGRKVGHVNTYGDDLDDVLERARHAAGYLRGTITE encoded by the coding sequence GTGACGTTCCCGGTAGTCGGCATGGTCGGCGGGGGGCAGCTCGCGCGTATGACGCACGAGGCGGGCATCCCGTTGGGCATCAGGTTCAAGCTTCTCAGTGACACCCCTCAGGATTCCGCGGCGCAGGTCGTCAGCGATGTCGTCATCGGCGACTACCGCGACCTGGACACGCTGCGTGACTTCGCGCGCGGGTGCGATGTGATCACCTTCGATCACGAACATGTACCCACCGAGCACCTCAGAGCCCTGGAGGCGGACGGCATCCCCGTGCGCCCGGGGCCCGACGCGCTGGTGCACGCCCAGGACAAGGGCGTGATGCGCGCGAAGCTCGACGCCATCGGCGTCCCGTGCCCGCGGCACCGGATCGTGGCCGACCCGGAGGACGTGGTCCGGTTCGCGGCGGAGGGTGACGGCTTCCCGGTCGTCCTCAAGACCGTGCGCGGCGGCTACGACGGCAAGGGCGTGTGGGTCGTGGAGACTCCCGAGGAGGCCGCTGAGCCGTTCCGCGCCGGTGTCCCGGTCCTCGCCGAGGAGAAGGTCGACTACGTCCGCGAGCTGGCCGCCAATGTCGTCCGCTCCCCGCACGGCCAGGCCGTCGCCTACCCGGTGGTCGAGTCGCAGCAGGTGAACGGCGTCTGCGACACCGTGATCGCGCCCGCCCCCCGCCTCGCCGAGGACCTCGCGCTCAAGGCCGAGGAGATGGCCCTGACCATCGCCAAGGAACTCGGCGTCGTCGGACACCTCGCCGTCGAGCTGTTCCAGACCCGCGACGGCCGCATCCTCGTCAACGAGCTGGCGATGCGCCCGCACAACTCCGGCCACTGGACCCAGGACGGCGCGATCACCAGCCAGTTCGCCAACCACGTCCGCGCGGTCCTCGACCTCCCGCTCGGCGACCCGCGCCCGCGTGCCAAGTGGACCGTGATGGTCAACGTCCTGGGTGGTGACTACCCGGACATGTACTCCGCGTACTTGCACTGCATGGCCCGCGACCCCAAGCTCAAGATCCACATGTATGGCAAGGACGTGAAGCCCGGCCGCAAGGTCGGACACGTGAACACCTACGGCGACGACCTGGACGACGTGCTGGAGCGCGCCCGTCACGCTGCCGGCTACCTGAGAGGCACCATCACCGAATGA
- the purE gene encoding 5-(carboxyamino)imidazole ribonucleotide mutase: MSPVVGIVMGSDSDWPVMEAAAKALDEFEIAYEVDVVSAHRMPREMVAYGEQAADRGLKVIIAGAGGAAHLPGMLASVTPLPVIGVPVPLKYLDGMDSLLSIVQMPAGVPVATVSVAGARNAGLLAARILATHDEDLLHKMRDFQQDLNDQATEKGKRLRAKVEGSSGFGFGK, translated from the coding sequence ATGAGCCCTGTTGTTGGCATCGTCATGGGGTCGGACTCCGACTGGCCCGTCATGGAGGCCGCCGCCAAGGCCCTGGACGAGTTCGAGATCGCGTACGAGGTCGACGTCGTCTCCGCGCACCGCATGCCCCGCGAGATGGTCGCGTACGGCGAGCAGGCCGCCGACCGCGGCCTGAAGGTGATCATCGCCGGTGCGGGCGGTGCCGCCCACCTGCCCGGCATGCTCGCCTCCGTGACCCCGCTGCCGGTCATCGGTGTGCCGGTGCCGCTGAAGTACCTGGACGGCATGGACTCGCTGCTGTCCATCGTGCAGATGCCGGCCGGTGTGCCGGTCGCCACGGTCTCCGTCGCCGGGGCCCGCAACGCGGGCCTGCTCGCGGCCCGCATCCTCGCCACGCACGACGAGGACCTGCTCCACAAGATGCGTGACTTCCAGCAGGACCTGAACGACCAGGCCACCGAGAAGGGCAAGCGGCTGCGCGCCAAGGTCGAGGGGTCGAGCGGCTTCGGCTTCGGGAAGTAA